In the genome of Anabas testudineus chromosome 4, fAnaTes1.2, whole genome shotgun sequence, one region contains:
- the haus8 gene encoding HAUS augmin-like complex subunit 8: MASRRATIAPSSFKNASTDSKSSKSGSNANKAANSGTGKKSVKSSGTIVKSRYMQSAEKSSLSKSNSLNNESVAVPPRPSSPKPSGVRTKVGTPPRCSVTPQALATSMMSRENEPSLLGKSILQSTFSDGHCFRPDFDISVIKEKTAIENAAEPERNPENEKRIIEMKTFLLAYLTAKMENNTAKLKAEAETRILQEMEEEEALHNELLEKKRQYLLAEKNRLVHELLDLQIAALTPVAEASKQFTKDYKSFATAVDTTRHELPVKNFYIDGDRREFLDKAEACLNESEKLLVECTDGDHKDNGTSLECLRDIKMTSKDISQQLSGALSELLELSSLVCRHTIHVQQAIEEEQLGTARTHELYRPKH, from the exons ATGGCGTCGAGACGAGCAACAATTGCGCCAAGTAGTTTTAAAAATGCCTCTACCGACTCTAAAAG ctCGAAAAGTGGAAGCAATGCCAATAAAGCCGCCAACAGTGGTACTGGGAAGAAAAGTGTTAAAT CAAGTGGGACTATTGTCAAGTCTCGATATATGCAGTCGGCTGAAAAGTCATCTCTCTCAAAG AGCAACTCGCTGAACAATGAGTCTGTTGCTGTGCCACCAAGACCATCTTCACCTAAGCCCAGTGGTGTCAGAACAAAGGTGGGCACTCCACCAAGATGCTCAGTGACTCCTCAGGCTCTTGCAACAT CAATGATGTCACGTGAAAATGAACCATCACTGCTCGGGAAAAGTATTCTGCAATCCACTTTCTCAGATGGACACTGTTTTCGACCAGATTTTGATATTTCAGTCATTAAAG AAAAAACAGCTATTGAAAATGCTGCAGAGCCTGAGAGAAACCCAGAGAATGAGAAGAGGATTATTGAGATGAAAACATTCCTATTGGCGTACCTCACAGCTAAG ATGGAGAACAATACTGCAAAACTTAAGGCTGAGGCAGAGACAAGGATCCTacaggagatggaggaagaagaggcacTTCATAATGAGCTCCTGGAGAAAAAGCGCCAGTATCTCCTTGCAGAGAAAAACAGGCTAGTGCATGAGCTGCTGGATTTGCAG ATTGCTGCATTAACTCCTGTGGCAGAAGCAAGCAAGCAGTTTACAAAGGACTACAAGTCTTTTGCAACAGCTGTTGACACCACCCGACATGAACTGCCTGTCAAGAATTTCTATATTGATGGAGACAGAAGGGAATTTCTAG ATAAAGCTGAGGCTTGCCTAAACGAGAGTGAGAAGTTGCTTGTGGAGTGTACAGACGGAGATCATAAAGACAATGGGACATCTCTAGAGTGCCTTAGGGATATTAAAATGACCTCAAAGGACATCAGTCAGCAGCTGTCGGG TGCACTTTCTGAGCTTTTGGAGCTGTCATCGTTGGTCTGCCGCCATACAATCCATGTCCAGCAGGCCATTGAGGAAGAGCAGCTTGGCACTGCAAGAACCCACGAGCTCTATCGCCCCAAACATTAA
- the sac3d1 gene encoding SAC3 domain-containing protein 1, which translates to MTSSVFKGPMNRRRAPRRISHSQRRDAPTRGEWRQRTQEQRQRHDKAPVDEVEEGERCEQLGKETVPRGSCRTMCPARELRDREAQNRLHRFEMLAGTERDRRPKGDPLHAVKEYSRPAAGKDSTHSSDLRPPAVLLKTVCYLIDDIAASPSQHPWTEIYGFVFDRLRGVKQDMIIQRVSGLNCVAILEPTVRFLIYASYRLCGEPLRLYDPRINETHLQENLSWLLDCYATGEGPYPNQEEFQALGLLYNLGSTRAAQHIMELPERLRSTPTIRLALSINQAFLERNPVRLLRLAQRLSFLQGCALHRHLVTCRRDLLLIFSHAYSSRNCRFPLDRLAQLLSLDMSLTAQLCQAYGVDVNQDNQVVFSKAAFTEYEQGKLHCKLYHSLVAEKQRDLTIGNIVHGCA; encoded by the exons ATGACGAGCAGCGTTTTCAAAGGACCAATGAACCGCAGGAGAGCGCCGCGTCGCAT CTCTCACTCACAGAGGAGGGATGCTCCGACAAGAGGAGAATGGAGGCAGAGAACCCAAGAGCAAAGGCAACGCCATGATAAGGCGCCCGTCgatgaggtggaggagggtgaGAGATGTGAGCAGCTGGGGAAAGAAACGGTGCCCAGAGGTTCCTGCCGGACCATGTGCCCTGCTCGTGAATTGCGGGACCGTGAGGCACAGAACCGTCTTCACCGCTTTGAGATGTTGGCAGGCACAGAAAGAGATCGACGGCCCAAGGGAGACCCCTTGCATGCTGTCAAGGAGTATTCCAGACCAGCAGCTGGGAAAGACTCAACACACTCCAGTGACCTACGTCCACCTGCAGTGTTGCTGAAAACTGTGTGTTACCTTATTGACGACATCGCTGCCTCCCCTAGTCAGCATCCGTGGACTGAG ATTTACGGCTTTGTTTTTGACCGATTGCGTGGTGTGAAGCAGGACATGATCATCCAGAGGGTTTCTGGGTTGAACTGTGTGGCCATTTTAGAGCCGACAGTGCGCTTTCTCATCTATGCCTCTTATCGTCTTTGTGGCGAGCCTCTGCGTCTCTATGACCCACGCATCAATGAGACACACCTACAGGAGAATCTGAGCTGGCTGTTGGATTGCTATGCTACTGGAGAAGGACCGTATCCCAACCAGGAAGAATTCCAGGCTCTTGGTCTTCTGTACAACTTGG GGTCAACTCGTGCCGCGCAGCACATCATGGAGCTCCCCGAGCGGCTCCGCAGCACTCCTACCATAAGGCTTGCTCTGTCTATCAATCAGGCTTTTCTGGAGCGAAACCCTGTGCGTTTGCTCAGATTGGCTCAGAGGTTGAGCTTCCTGCAGGGTTGTGCACTTCACCGGCACTTGGTGACATGTCGTAGAGATCTCCTGCTGATATTCAGCCACGCATACAGCAGCCGCAACTGTCGCTTTCCACTTGACAGACTGGCTCAGTTGTTGTCTTTAGACATGTCACTTACAGCCCAACTCTGTCAGGCTTATGGAGTGGACGTAAACCAGGACAACCAAGTGGTTTTCTCCAAGGCTGCTTTCACTGAGTATGAACAAGGGAAGCTGCACTGTAAACTGTATCACAGCTTGGTggctgaaaaacagagagaccTCACTATTGGAAACATCGTTCATGGCTGTGCTTAA